TCCGGACGCCGCCGCGGCCTCATGGCGGCGTTCGGCGCCGTTCCTCGGGCTCGCCGCCGCCTATGCCGGCGCCTCGATCGGCTATGTGCCGCATACCCTGTTCTTCGTCGATCACGTCGCCCGCGACCTCGGCTACGGCCTTGCCGCCGGCGGCTGGATCTGGATCGCTTCCGGCGCCACCGCCGTCGCCGCGCCCCTGATCGCCGGCATGGCGGCCGACCGCTTCGGTTATGCCGCGGCGCTGCGCATCGTCGTCGCGCTCATGGCGCTCGGCGCGCTCCTGCCGGCCCTGACCGCCAGCCTGCCGCTGCTCATCCTTTCGGGTATGCTGTGCGGCGGCCTGATGATCGGCCTCGGCTCGCTCGCCTCGGGCCGCACGCGCGAGATCGTCGGGCCGCTGGCCCACACCAGGGCCTGGGCGCTGCAGACCATCCTGTTCGCCGTCTTCCAGGCGGCCGGCGCCTATGGCTTCACGGCGCTGCTGGCGGCGACCGGCAGCCACGGCCTCGTCTTCGTCAGCGCCGCCTTCATCCTGGCAGCCGGCCTTGCCGTCGAGCTTGCCGCCAGCCGCGGGCGCTGATCCCGCACAAGAAAAAGGGCGACCCGAAGGCCGCCCCGCACCAGTCCGCGCATGCCCCTTTTTCAAGGAGCCGGCGCGGACCTCACTTTCCTGAAAGCGTCGATCAGCCGATCAGGCGGCGACCTGCTCGCCCTCGTCCGCCTTCGCCTGCACCGGGCCCGAATCCTGGCCCTTGGCATTGACGTCGCGGTCGACGAACTCGATCACGGCCACCGGCGCATTGTCGCCGTGACGGAAGCCCGCCTTCAGCACGCGGGTATAGCCGCCCTGGCGCGCCTGGTAGCGGGGGCCGAGCACGTCGAACAGCTTCTTGACCATGGTCTCGTCGCGCAGCTGCGAGATCGCCTGGCGGCGGGCATGCAGGTCGCCCCGCTTGCCGAGGGTCACCAGCTTCTCGACGATCGGACGCAGGTCCTTCGCCTTCGGCAGAGTGGTGACGATCTGCTCGTGCTTGATCAGCGCGGCGCACATATTGGCGAACATCGCCTTGCGATGCTCCGCCGTGCGGTTGAATTTACGGTGGGCCTTGCCGTGGCGCATCCCATGTCCTCCGATGACCCGCGGACCTCACGGTCGGCGGGAGTGTGATCAGTAGTGGTCCTCGAAGCGCTTGGCCAGCTCTTCGATATTTTCCGGCGGCCAGCCCGAAACCTCCATCCCGAGGTGGAGGCCCATCTGGGCAAGCACTTCCTTGATTTCGTTCAGCGACTTGCGGCCGAAATTCGGAGTGCGGAGCATTTCCGCTTCCGTCTTCTGGATCAGGTCGCCGATATAGACGATGTTGTCGTTCTTCAGGCAGTTCGCCGAGCGGACCGACAGTTCGAGCTCGTCGACCTTCTTCAGGAGCGCCGGGTTGAAGGCGAGATCCGGGATCTGCTCCTGGACCACTTCCTTGCGCGGCTCCTCGAAGTTCACGAAGATTTCGAGCTGGTCCTGCAGGATGCGCGCCGCATAGGCGATGGCATCGTCCGGGCTCACCGAGCCGTTGGTTTCCACCGACAGGGTGAGCTTGTCGTAGTCGAGCACCTGGCCTTCGCGGGTCGGCGAGACCTGGTACGAGACCTTCTTGACCGGCGAGTAGAGGCTGTCGACCGGAATGAGCCCGATCGGCGCGTCCTCGGCCCGGTTCTTCTCGGCCGGCACGTAGCCCTTGCCGGTGTTGACGGTGAACTCCATGCGGATCGCCGCGCCCTCGTCGAGGGTGCAGATCACGAGGTCGGGGTTCAGCACCACGACGTCGCCGACCGTCTGAATGTCGCCGGCGGTGACGACACCCGGGCCGTCCTTGCGCAGGACCATGCGCTTCGGTCCATCGCCCTGCATCTTGATGGCGATGTCCTTGATGTTGAGGATGATGTCGGTGACGTCCTCACGCACGCCGGCAATCGACGAGAACTCGTGCAGCACGCCGTCGATCTGGACGGCCGAAACGGCTGCGCCCTGGAGCGACGACATCAGGATGCGCCGCAGCGCGTTGCCGAGCGTCACGCCGAAGCCGCGCTCGAGCGGCTCGGCGGTCGCGGTCGCGAAACGCTTCGGGTCGTCGCCGGCGACGATGTTGAGCTTCTCCGGCTTGATCAGTTCCTGCCAGTTCTTCTGGATCACGGTATCACCTTCGCTGATAGCGGGCCGCTGTCTCGTCCCCTGCAGGACCTTGACGCCCGTTTCCCCGATCATGGGGACATGGAACCGCCGGCCGCTGCAGGGCGGGCCGGCGATTGCGAAACGACAAACGAATCAGACGCGCCGACGCTTGCGCGGGCGGCAGCCGTTGTGCGGGATCGGCGTCACGTCGCGGATCGAGGTGACGGTGAAGCCGGCGGCCTGCAGGGCGCGCAGCGCCGATTCACGGCCCGAACCCGGACCGGAGACCTCGACCTCGACGGTCCGCATGCCGTGCTCGGTGGCTTTGCGGGCGGCGTCTTCGGCGGCGACCTGGGCGGCGTAGGGGGTCGACTTACGCGAGCCCTTGAAGCCCATCGTGCCGGCCGACGACCAGGCAATGGTATTGCCCTGGGCATCGGTGATCGTGATCATCGTGTTGTTGAACGACGCATTCACGTGGCAGACGCCCGATGCGATGTTCTTGCGCTCGCGGCGGCGAACGCGTGTGGCTTCCTTGGCCATGACTTCTGTCCTTGTCCTTCAGACGCGCCCGTGATGCCAGGCGCTCGGGAAAACATCAGGCGGAGCGGCATGGCCGCTCCGGCCGGAATGCTTACTTCTTCTTGCCGGCGATCGCCTTGGCGGGACCCTTGCGGGTGCGGGCATTGGTGTGGGTGCGCTGGCCGCGGACCGGCAGGCCCTTGCGGTGAGGCAGGCCGCGATAGCAGCCAAGGTCCATCAGGCGCTTGATGTTCATCGACACTTCACGACGCAGGTCGCCTTCGACCATGTAGTCGCGGTCGATGACTTCGCGGATCTGCAGCACTTCCTGGTCGGTCAGCTGGTTGACCCGACGCTCGGCCGGGATCTTGACTTTTTCGCAGATCTCGGCGGCGAACTTCGCGCCGATGCCGTGAATGTATTGCAGCGCAATGACGGTGCGCTTGTTGGTCGGGATATTGACACCCGCGATACGAGCCATTTCTCGTCTCCATGTCGGCCACGCGACGACGCGCGGCGGTGAAATAAACCATGCGCCGGTGGAGGCCGGCCCCTGCATGGGTGTTCGCCAAACGAAAAAGGCGCCGTCTGCTCACGCAAACGGAGCCCGTTTCCGTCATTTGAACGAGGCGTGCCACATAACCGTTGCAGGCCCGTTCGTCAAGGCGCAATCGCGCGCCTGTCTCACGCCTCGAGGATCGCCGCGATCGCCTGCGTCACGTCGTCGATCGGCGCCATGCCGTCGACCGTGTGCAGTGTGCCCTTGGTGGCATAGTAGTGCGATACCGGCGCCGTCTGGGCCCGATAGGCCTCCAGGCGCTTGTGCAGCGCGGCGGCGTTGTCGTCCGGCCGCACCGGCTCGCCGCGCGCGGTCATCTCGGCGACGCGCGTCTCGATGCGCTGCAGCAGGATCGCCTCGTCGACGACGAGCTCGATCACCGCATCCAGCTTCAGCCCATGGCGGCCGAGCATGGCATCGAGCGCCTCGGCCTGCCCGACCGTGCGCGGGAAGCCGTCCAGGATGAAACCTCTGGCGCAGTCGGGCTCGGCGATCCGGTCCTCGATGATGCCGACCACGATCTCGTCGGAGACGAGCTCGCCGCGCGCCATCACGTCCTTGGCCTTCAGCCCGACGGGCGTGCCGGCCTTCACCGCCGCCCGCAGCATGTCGCCCGTCGACAGCTGCACGATCCCGTGCCGATCGACCAGGCGCTGTGCTTGGGTCCCCTTCCCCGCTCCGGGAGGCCCGAGCAGAATCAGTTTCATCGACGCTTCCCCCGCAGTTGGGATTTCTTGACCAGTCCTTCGTACTGGTGAGCCAGAAGGTAACCTTGGACCTGAGCGACCGTATCCATCGTGACGGTCACGACGATCAGCAGCGACGTGCCGCCGAGCAGATAGAAGCTCTGGCCGAGCTGGGCGATCATCAGCTCCGGAATGAGGCAGACCAGCGCGATATAGGCGGCGCCGATCACCGTGATGCGGGTCAGCACATAGTCGATATAGGCCGCCGTCTTCTCGCCCGGCCGGATGCCCGGAATGAAGCCGCCATATTTGCGCAGATTGTCGGCCGTCTCCTGCGGATTGAACACGATCGCGGTGTAGAAGAAGCAGAAGAACACGATCAGCAGCAGATAGAGCGCCAGGAACAGCGGCTGGCCATGGCCGAGCAGCTGCGACATCAGGCGCAGCCATTCCGGCGGATTGGCCTGGAACGACAGCGCGGTGGTCGGCAGCAGCAGCAGAGAGGAGGCGAAGATCGGCGGGATGACGCCGGCCGTGTTGAGCTTCAGCGGCAGGTGCGAGGAATTGCCCTCGAACACCTTGTTGCCGACCTGGCGCTTCGGATACTGGATCAGCAGCCGGCGCTGGGCGCGCTCGCAGAACACGATCACCGCGACGGTGACGACGATCAGGATGAGCAGGCCGAGCAGCAGCGGCGTCGACAGGACGCCCTGGCGGCCGAGCTCGAAGGCCTGGGCCAGAACGCTCGGCAGTTCCGCCACGATGCCGGCGAAGATGATCAGCGAGATGCCGTTGCCGATGCCGCGCTGGGTGATCTGCTCGCCGAGCCACATCATGAACATGGTGCCGCCGGTCAGCGTGATCACCGTGGTGATCATGAAGAACAAGCCGGGATTGGCGACGATCTGGCCGGAGGACTGCAGGCCCGCCGAAATGCCCCAGGACTGGAACACCGCCAGCACCACCGTCAGATAGCGGGTGTACTGGTTGAGCTGCTTGCGGCCCATCTCGCCTTCCTTCTTGAGCTTTTCGAGCTCGGGAACGACGGCGGTCAGAAGCTGGATGATGATGGAGGCCGAGATATACGGCATGATGTTCAGCGCGAAGATCGCCATGCGCCCGACGGCGCCACCGGCGAACACGTTGAACATCGCGAGCACCCCGCCCTGCGACGAGGTGAAGATCTGGCGGAGCGCTTCCGGATCGATTCCCGGCAGCGGGATATAGGTGCCGATCCGGTAGACGAGCAGCGCGCCGAGGGTGAACCAGATGCGCTTCTTCAGGTCCTCGGCCTTGGCCAGGGCGCCGAAATTCAGGTTGGCGGCCAATTGTTCCGCTGCCGATGCCATGGTGGCTCCGATGCAAGTGGTCGCGGACGCGGCAAAGCCTGTCCGTCGAAAGGTTGCATTCACTTAGCGGCCCGAAGCCCGGAGCGCCAGTCCCCGAAAGGACGGTTGCGCACGCTTTCGCGCCGGCGCGGACCGCATCAGACGAAAGGGGCCGGTCCTTGCGAACCGACCCCTGACGCATATCGTTCAGGCTTCCCGTATCCTGGTGCCGCCGCTCCCGCCCCAAGGGCGGCGCGGCCTGCTTCCCGGCCCCGGGATCGCCGGCTGCGCTCAGGCAGCCGCTTCGGCCTTCGGCTTCAGCACGGTGATCGATCCGCCGGCCTTCTCGACCGCCGCGACGGCCCCCGAGGACGCACCGTGGACGGTGAGCTGCACGGCAGCCTTGATCTCGCCGGTCGCGACCACCCGGATGCCGTCGCGCGAACGACGCACGACGCCGGCGGCCACGAGGCCCGCCTCATCGATGGCGCCCGGCTTCAGCTTGCCGGCATCCAGCGCGCGCTGAATGCGGCCCAGCGTCACCTCGACATAGTCGGGGCGGAAGATGTTGTTGAAACCGCGCTTCGGCAGGCGCCGATGGAGCGGCATCTGGCCACCCTCGAAGCCCTTGATCGCAACGCCCGAGCGGGACTTCTGGCCCTTGACGCCACGGCCAGCGGTCTTGCCCTTGCCCGAGCCGATGCCGCGGCCGACGCGGATCCGGCGCTTTACGGCGCCTTCATTGTCCTTCAAGTCGACGAGTTTCATGATCTCAGCCCTCGACCACTTTCACGAGGTGAGCCACCTTCGCGATCATGCCGCGGACGGCCGGAGTATCCTCCAGCGTGGCACGGCGGTGCAGTTTGTTCAGCTTGAGGCCGATCAGCGTCGCCTGCTGCGAACCTTCGCGGCGAATGGGCGATGCGATCTGCTCCAGCGTGACGGTCTTCTTGGTCATCGTCTGATCCTCACGCGTCGCCTTCGCCCTCCTCGCGGCGACGGCCCTGGAGGGCAGACACCTTGAGGCCGCGGCGCGCCGCGACGGAGCGCGGGCTGTCCTGGTTCTTCAGCGCGTCGAAAGTCGCCCGCACCATGTTGTACGGGTTCGACGAGCCCATCGACTTGGCGACGACATCGGCCATGCCGAGCGTCTCGAAGACGGCGCGCATCGGGCCGCCCGCGATGATGCCGGTACCGGCCGGGGCCGCGCGCAGGATCACCTTGCCGGCGCCGTGGCG
This portion of the bacterium YEK0313 genome encodes:
- the rpmD gene encoding 50S ribosomal protein L30; its protein translation is MTKKTVTLEQIASPIRREGSQQATLIGLKLNKLHRRATLEDTPAVRGMIAKVAHLVKVVEG
- the rplQ gene encoding 50S ribosomal protein L17, which gives rise to MRHGKAHRKFNRTAEHRKAMFANMCAALIKHEQIVTTLPKAKDLRPIVEKLVTLGKRGDLHARRQAISQLRDETMVKKLFDVLGPRYQARQGGYTRVLKAGFRHGDNAPVAVIEFVDRDVNAKGQDSGPVQAKADEGEQVAA
- the rpsM gene encoding 30S ribosomal protein S13, which gives rise to MARIAGVNIPTNKRTVIALQYIHGIGAKFAAEICEKVKIPAERRVNQLTDQEVLQIREVIDRDYMVEGDLRREVSMNIKRLMDLGCYRGLPHRKGLPVRGQRTHTNARTRKGPAKAIAGKKK
- the rpsK gene encoding 30S ribosomal protein S11, whose amino-acid sequence is MAKEATRVRRRERKNIASGVCHVNASFNNTMITITDAQGNTIAWSSAGTMGFKGSRKSTPYAAQVAAEDAARKATEHGMRTVEVEVSGPGSGRESALRALQAAGFTVTSIRDVTPIPHNGCRPRKRRRV
- the secY gene encoding Protein translocase subunit SecY, with translation MASAAEQLAANLNFGALAKAEDLKKRIWFTLGALLVYRIGTYIPLPGIDPEALRQIFTSSQGGVLAMFNVFAGGAVGRMAIFALNIMPYISASIIIQLLTAVVPELEKLKKEGEMGRKQLNQYTRYLTVVLAVFQSWGISAGLQSSGQIVANPGLFFMITTVITLTGGTMFMMWLGEQITQRGIGNGISLIIFAGIVAELPSVLAQAFELGRQGVLSTPLLLGLLILIVVTVAVIVFCERAQRRLLIQYPKRQVGNKVFEGNSSHLPLKLNTAGVIPPIFASSLLLLPTTALSFQANPPEWLRLMSQLLGHGQPLFLALYLLLIVFFCFFYTAIVFNPQETADNLRKYGGFIPGIRPGEKTAAYIDYVLTRITVIGAAYIALVCLIPELMIAQLGQSFYLLGGTSLLIVVTVTMDTVAQVQGYLLAHQYEGLVKKSQLRGKRR
- the adk gene encoding Adenylate kinase encodes the protein MKLILLGPPGAGKGTQAQRLVDRHGIVQLSTGDMLRAAVKAGTPVGLKAKDVMARGELVSDEIVVGIIEDRIAEPDCARGFILDGFPRTVGQAEALDAMLGRHGLKLDAVIELVVDEAILLQRIETRVAEMTARGEPVRPDDNAAALHKRLEAYRAQTAPVSHYYATKGTLHTVDGMAPIDDVTQAIAAILEA
- the rpoA gene encoding DNA-directed RNA polymerase subunit alpha: MIGETGVKVLQGTRQRPAISEGDTVIQKNWQELIKPEKLNIVAGDDPKRFATATAEPLERGFGVTLGNALRRILMSSLQGAAVSAVQIDGVLHEFSSIAGVREDVTDIILNIKDIAIKMQGDGPKRMVLRKDGPGVVTAGDIQTVGDVVVLNPDLVICTLDEGAAIRMEFTVNTGKGYVPAEKNRAEDAPIGLIPVDSLYSPVKKVSYQVSPTREGQVLDYDKLTLSVETNGSVSPDDAIAYAARILQDQLEIFVNFEEPRKEVVQEQIPDLAFNPALLKKVDELELSVRSANCLKNDNIVYIGDLIQKTEAEMLRTPNFGRKSLNEIKEVLAQMGLHLGMEVSGWPPENIEELAKRFEDHY
- the rplO gene encoding 50S ribosomal protein L15; amino-acid sequence: MKLVDLKDNEGAVKRRIRVGRGIGSGKGKTAGRGVKGQKSRSGVAIKGFEGGQMPLHRRLPKRGFNNIFRPDYVEVTLGRIQRALDAGKLKPGAIDEAGLVAAGVVRRSRDGIRVVATGEIKAAVQLTVHGASSGAVAAVEKAGGSITVLKPKAEAAA